The proteins below are encoded in one region of Silene latifolia isolate original U9 population chromosome 2, ASM4854445v1, whole genome shotgun sequence:
- the LOC141642496 gene encoding F-box/FBD/LRR-repeat protein At4g26340-like isoform X1, with translation MKFRLQKLNRLKEDVGRDRISELSDDVIIHILSFLPTLDAVKTVLLRRFGNLWTLVPTLRFDIYEFQDKMYPDAKWEDYDFGRFYIFIRSVLMLHQSPSVQIFSLCLAFRSKDEMFKVADDIKLWLNFALDKQAKEIIVRHISQGSVDLNPIPANFTSQSLVILELTCCSIEPQIQVDLGSLKKLLLDHVSLTEKAFQQFIFGCPSMQELSIIEPNGMKKVSFNAPNINKFSFVLTDGYDDNDPWVLDFPNLKTLDLLIDRIPHIIDVSSVQVFHLKDIMYEMEEEDDEDDPGMFNIFFRKFLGVKIFQLSCKASEPFLHRLDLIDDLHLLETTWKSLALELVLLCDNCLLGIYRLMRSLKHLEELIIYTTEETTVSSVCSTSSLCIHEDSEASLYTPPFEIPSDYVMPKLKTVTLHGLVKPWNRQLQLVEFLLKTAIILDKLVIAPSKRVLTEGEELEFVKHVSSFKRASTSARVFFA, from the exons ATGAAATTCAGGCTTCAAAAGCTTAATCGTTTGAAGGAGGATGTGGGGCGAGATAGAATCAGTGAGTTGTCAGATGACGTTATTATCCACATTCTTTCATTTCTGCCCACTCTTGATGCTGTTAAAACAGTCTTGCTTCGTCGTTTTGGAAACCTTTGGACTTTAGTTCCTACTCTTAGGTTCGACATCTATGAATTCCAAGATAAAATGTATCCGGATGCTAAATGGGAAGACTATGATTTTGGGCGGTTCTACATTTTCATCCGCAGCGTGTTGATGCTTCACCAGAGTCCATCTGTTCAAATTTTTTCTCTTTGTTTAGCATTCCGATCTAAAGATGAAATGTTCAAGGTTGCCGATGATATAAAACTGTGGTTGAATTTTGCGTTAGATAAACAAGCCAAAGAAATCATAGTCCGTCATATATCTCAAGGTTCTGTTGATTTGAATCCAATTCCAGCTAATTTCACTAGTCAATCTCTGGTGATACTTGAACTCACTTGCTGCAGTATTGAGCCACAAATTCAGGTTGACCTAGGATCTCTAAAGAAGCTATTACTCGATCACGTGAGTTTGACGGAGAAGGCATTCCAACAATTTATATTTGGATGTCCTTCCATGCAAGAACTATCTATCATCGAGCCTAACGGTATGAAGAAAGTGAGTTTTAATGCTCCAAACATTAATAAATTTTCTTTTGTTCTTACGGATGGTTATGATGACAATGATCCTTGGGTGCTTGATTTCCCCAACCTTAAAACTTTGGATTTGTTAATAGATCGAATACCACACATCATTGATGTTTCATCTGTGCAAGTTTTCCACCTCAAAGATATTATGTATGaaatggaggaggaggatgatgaggatgatcctgGGATGTTCAATATATTCTTTCGGAAGTTCCTAGGTGTTAAAATTTTCCAGTTGTCATGTAAAGCTTCTGAG CCTTTTCTCCATAGACTCGATTTAATTGATGATTTGCATCTCTTGGAAACTACATGGAAGAGTTTAGCTCTGGAATTGGTGCTGCTCTGTGACAACTGTCTTTTAGGCATTTATCGACTGATGAGAAGTTTAAAGCACTTAGAAGAACTCATTATATATACAACCGAAGAGACAACTGTCAGCAGTGTATGCAGTACCTCAAGTTTATGTATACATGAGGATTCGGAGGCCAGTTTGTACACACCTCCTTTTGAGATTCCTTCTGATTATGTGATGCCAAAACTTAAAACTGTCACTCTACATGGACTCGTCAAACCTTGGAATCGTCAGCTTCAACTAGTTGAGTTCTTGCTCAAAACCGCAATTATCTTGGACAAATTGGTAATCGCACCCTCTAAGCGTGTTTTAACAGAAGGGGAGGAACTGGAATTTGTCAAGCATGTGTCGAGCTTCAAGAGAGCCTCAACAAGTGC
- the LOC141642496 gene encoding F-box/FBD/LRR-repeat protein At5g56420-like isoform X2 — protein MKFRLQKLNRLKEDVGRDRISELSDDVIIHILSFLPTLDAVKTVLLRRFGNLWTLVPTLRFDIYEFQDKMYPDAKWEDYDFGRFYIFIRSVLMLHQSPSVQIFSLCLAFRSKDEMFKVADDIKLWLNFALDKQAKEIIVRHISQGSVDLNPIPANFTSQSLVILELTCCSIEPQIQVDLGSLKKLLLDHVSLTEKAFQQFIFGCPSMQELSIIEPNDRIPHIIDVSSVQVFHLKDIMYEMEEEDDEDDPGMFNIFFRKFLGVKIFQLSCKASEPFLHRLDLIDDLHLLETTWKSLALELVLLCDNCLLGIYRLMRSLKHLEELIIYTTEETTVSSVCSTSSLCIHEDSEASLYTPPFEIPSDYVMPKLKTVTLHGLVKPWNRQLQLVEFLLKTAIILDKLVIAPSKRVLTEGEELEFVKHVSSFKRASTSARVFFA, from the exons ATGAAATTCAGGCTTCAAAAGCTTAATCGTTTGAAGGAGGATGTGGGGCGAGATAGAATCAGTGAGTTGTCAGATGACGTTATTATCCACATTCTTTCATTTCTGCCCACTCTTGATGCTGTTAAAACAGTCTTGCTTCGTCGTTTTGGAAACCTTTGGACTTTAGTTCCTACTCTTAGGTTCGACATCTATGAATTCCAAGATAAAATGTATCCGGATGCTAAATGGGAAGACTATGATTTTGGGCGGTTCTACATTTTCATCCGCAGCGTGTTGATGCTTCACCAGAGTCCATCTGTTCAAATTTTTTCTCTTTGTTTAGCATTCCGATCTAAAGATGAAATGTTCAAGGTTGCCGATGATATAAAACTGTGGTTGAATTTTGCGTTAGATAAACAAGCCAAAGAAATCATAGTCCGTCATATATCTCAAGGTTCTGTTGATTTGAATCCAATTCCAGCTAATTTCACTAGTCAATCTCTGGTGATACTTGAACTCACTTGCTGCAGTATTGAGCCACAAATTCAGGTTGACCTAGGATCTCTAAAGAAGCTATTACTCGATCACGTGAGTTTGACGGAGAAGGCATTCCAACAATTTATATTTGGATGTCCTTCCATGCAAGAACTATCTATCATCGAGCCTAACG ATCGAATACCACACATCATTGATGTTTCATCTGTGCAAGTTTTCCACCTCAAAGATATTATGTATGaaatggaggaggaggatgatgaggatgatcctgGGATGTTCAATATATTCTTTCGGAAGTTCCTAGGTGTTAAAATTTTCCAGTTGTCATGTAAAGCTTCTGAG CCTTTTCTCCATAGACTCGATTTAATTGATGATTTGCATCTCTTGGAAACTACATGGAAGAGTTTAGCTCTGGAATTGGTGCTGCTCTGTGACAACTGTCTTTTAGGCATTTATCGACTGATGAGAAGTTTAAAGCACTTAGAAGAACTCATTATATATACAACCGAAGAGACAACTGTCAGCAGTGTATGCAGTACCTCAAGTTTATGTATACATGAGGATTCGGAGGCCAGTTTGTACACACCTCCTTTTGAGATTCCTTCTGATTATGTGATGCCAAAACTTAAAACTGTCACTCTACATGGACTCGTCAAACCTTGGAATCGTCAGCTTCAACTAGTTGAGTTCTTGCTCAAAACCGCAATTATCTTGGACAAATTGGTAATCGCACCCTCTAAGCGTGTTTTAACAGAAGGGGAGGAACTGGAATTTGTCAAGCATGTGTCGAGCTTCAAGAGAGCCTCAACAAGTGC